In a single window of the Streptomyces sp. HUAS ZL42 genome:
- a CDS encoding winged helix-turn-helix domain-containing protein translates to MWTAARVRTLIGRKFHLSYSVSGVTRLLHRMGFSVQVPARPAAERDEAAITAWREATWQEVKPSGRRPARSSASRTKPA, encoded by the coding sequence ATGTGGACTGCCGCACGGGTGCGCACGCTGATCGGACGGAAGTTCCACCTCTCCTACAGCGTCTCCGGTGTCACGCGGCTGCTGCACCGGATGGGCTTCAGCGTGCAGGTGCCTGCCCGGCCCGCTGCCGAACGTGACGAGGCCGCGATCACCGCATGGCGGGAGGCGACCTGGCAGGAGGTAAAACCCTCCGGGCGGCGACCGGCGCGTTCGTCTGCTTCGAGGACGAAGCCGGCGTGA
- a CDS encoding helix-turn-helix domain-containing protein: MRYPDGGGLTAEQRKCREEVRMRAADLFEEDVKVPFIARELRVSEKSVYQWRRAWKAGGREALRSQGPRAMTAASAPTCRPGSRHGSTRGRPRTAGRTTRCGLPHGCAR, translated from the coding sequence ATGCGGTATCCGGATGGGGGCGGGCTGACCGCCGAGCAGCGCAAGTGCCGCGAAGAGGTACGCATGCGGGCCGCTGACCTCTTCGAGGAGGACGTGAAAGTCCCATTCATCGCCCGGGAGTTACGGGTGAGTGAGAAGTCGGTCTACCAGTGGCGCCGCGCCTGGAAGGCGGGCGGGCGGGAAGCGTTACGTTCCCAGGGCCCCCGGGCTATGACTGCCGCCTCGGCCCCCACCTGCAGGCCAGGCTCGCGACATGGCTCGACGAGGGGCCGGCCGCGCACGGCTGGACGGACGACCAGATGTGGACTGCCGCACGGGTGCGCACGCTGA